The DNA region attaatttctttctGAAAGGCAGACAGATAATTGAATGAATACTatgtttcttgcttttctttcctcctcctcctcctcctcctcctcctgaagAATGACTGaagatttgtgtttcttcaACATGGTCTGTTCAGCTAGCTAATACTTACTTTTGATCattgtattttcttattatttctgTTTCTGTGCGTTGCCTTATAAGTTTTTAATCAATGATAGCAAAGATTCTTACAGACCATATATAgttaactttataaaatttgTATCTTAGAAGTTTACTGTTTAATTACAAGATATTCTCAGGCCATATGGCTTTCCTACAACGTGTAAGGATATGGTGTgtctgttttgttttcttttagcatcatgttttttttcccctcaagtGTCTGTCCTCTGACCATTTCAATAgccttatttttctcaaaatgatCAAACAGAATAAAACCAAAGCCCTTTCATATTTCTtatctcctttctttttatggaGATGGAAACTACAGTATGATCCTTTGATCTCTACAGAtcgctttcttttttttttcctgtttcgaGTTTTGTGTTTCCATTACCAATTCATTGTGTTAACATCTGGGGTGTTTTTAATTTCAGGATGCATTGGTTATAAAGGGTCCTAAGAAATCTCCATTGTTGTTGAGACTGGTGGTCGTGGCATTTGCTATGGTTTGTGGAGTTTATATCTGCTCAATATGTATAAAGCAGATAAGTCCACACACAACAGCCAAGTTCCTCAACATCAGAATATTCGATCAGCCATGTAACTCTTCAAATGTTGAGGAATGGGAAAAGCCCTATGTGCATTACCCCAAGCCTGAAACGTTTAGCAGGTATTTTGATAGTTATTGAATTTAATACCCAACTTGGTTTATTTACGTGTTGGTGTAAAAATAGTTACGCTTTGATGTATATGTAGGGAGGAATGCGCCTGCAACCCAGTAAGGTTTTTTGCCATTTTCTCTATGCAGAGATCTGGAAGTGGATGGTTTGAGACATTGTTAAACAGTCATATTAATGTCAGCTCGAATGGAGAAATTTTtgggaagagagaaagaagggcGAGTGTTTCCGCAATTACACAAACTTTGGATAGAGTTTACAATCTTGATTGGTTCAGTAGTGCTTCCAAGAATGAGTGTAATGCTGCTGTTGGGTTCAAATGGATGCTTAATCAGGTCAGTGGCTTTGTAGTTTTACTCGTGGATTTTCTTAGTTTTAGATCCTCGACTCTACTGTCCAGGATGATATTGTTCCTACTTCGTCGTCTGTCAAAACTTGGCCACATTTCCTGCTCGAGAGTGATCATTTGTGTCATTTGCTGTGTTAATCTCCTGCCATAGCGGATAATGAACCTGGCCCCCTCTCCTTTCTAACTCTAAAACTAATCGCTAATGCATATCGGCTTGTCgaacaaaaaggaaagagagggagaaaaaaatacatgatagtTACAAGGGTTCTTGactatcattatatatattttaaaagtatttttaaaaaaatttaaattttattattttattatatatttaaaattaatatttttttttaatgttttcaattcattttatatactattttaaaaataatttttaaaaatgcattttgcaGGGCGTGATGGAACATCACGAGGGTATAGCAGAGTACTTCAAGCAGAATGGAGTTCATGCAATATTCCTCTTCAGAAGGAATTTGCTCCGCAGAATGATCTCTGTACTTGCAAATTCCTATGACAAAAGCAACAAGCCACTGAATGGAACCCACAAGTCTCATGTCCACTCATCAATGGAggtgcttctctctctctctctctctctctctctctccccctctctctctctcaaatttaTTGTCTCGAGAAGAAGTCATAAAGTTCATAAGCATTGCAGGCCAAAGTTCTTGCGAAATACAGGCCAACAATAAATGCCACGACGCTGATAGCTGAACTAAAGCATGTAGACGATAGGGCTACCAGGGCCATAGATTATTTCAAGAGCACTCGTCATACTGTTGTTTACTATGAAGATGTCGTCGGTAACCGCACAGTAAGGCATTTGTGCTGTTGTGTATTGATTGACCTTCCATTAAAGCTTAACTCGCTGCTCACTAACACTTGTCTTGTCTTCAATATTAGTAACAATATTGCTGGAATTTCTTGCGCAGAAACTGAAAGAGGTTCAAGACTTCTTGAGGTTGCCATATAGAGAGCTTACAAGCCGTCAGGTTAAGATACACAGTGGGCATTTATCAAAGCAAGTGCAGAACTGGGATGAAATCCACAAGGTATTGGAAGGAACCCAGTACGAGAGCTTCCTTCATCTGGACTATCAAAGATAGGTTTCAACACTACTGAGAAAGATGTACATAGATCAGTTTTTGCAGCAAGAAACAGACGACACCCTTTCCTTCcctattttatccttttctgtTACATTATTTCCGCCATTAATGAGTACAAATTGAGCTCATGTTTTGGACTGGTAATTTGATTCCATTTATTCGTATAGATAATAAATGTCAGCATCCATTAACTCATGTACACGCACGAATGTGTATGGATATTGTTTTCCTATGGATCATTCTTGTTCAAAtgtatcaaaagaaaaaaaattcaagcactCAGAATCGTCCATTGCGATATATGTGATCAAATATAAGCTGCTTGAAATATGCAAACAAATACTTGCACCCTACTCTATTTTGTTCGACAGAAGATCTCGAAAAGCTTGAGAAATCTGACTTCGATATCCAGCTTGATTTCGCAACTTGTTACCTGACCAAAGATGAAGAAGCTCTGCTGAAACTAAAACAGTGTCatagaattagtttttttcgaAATAAAGTATGATAAAAGTCCGACAACAAATCTACAACTGACCAAGGGAGAGCAAGGAATTCACCCAGATGAAAGCCAATACAAGAGCAGATCACTCGCATATATTCATAATTCATCAACAGGAATCAGTGTCTTAACATGCCCTTTGCAGGGCATGAATTACATTTCTACTCCATCTAATTCGAAGCTGAAAGATGCAGTCATCCCAATCCATACGGATTGCTTCCTAatcatctctctctcctctttcaaCAATATATATACAAACGGGTTGTAccaatttcaaatcaaataggAGAACTGGCACAACCGTTGTTATCGGAAACTTGAGGTTGATTGGAAGTAAGAAGTTAAAAATCGAGATGAATTCCAGAACTGTCTTTTCTATTtctaatgcttttttttttttcctattgctTCCTAGATGATGAGATTACAGCAACGCTACATATTTGAGAAGATAGATCAATGAATTACTGATCCGCTACTTGTTCCAAAGTCTGGTTTCTCTGTTTGTCTAACAACAAAGTGGTCAACGATTTTAACAGTGTTCAGTGGCTCTTGCTGAGCAACAGCTGCACTCCATTTGCTAGGGAACTTTCGATGGTGGCTCAGTTGCTGTGGCTGCTTCGGTTCTGCATCCCAATGAGGATCCAGTTTCCATTCCTTGGGGACCTGcacatttaatcaaataatcacAACGTTAAGACAGTTCTAACAGTGAGCTATGATGAGTGTTACTCCACAACAGATAAAAACAGAGGATGGTTAAACTACAAAACAGCCAACCAAACTGAATTTGTGAAGTTTAAGGTACCCTTTACTGAACACAAGCATGCACAGCCAAACATGTGCGTGCATGCGGGCACACACAGGAACAAAGCTACAGTCAACAGCATTTAACAAAATGCCATCATGACAGGCTAATAAACATGACAGGAGAACCACTGCTGGAAAATCAAAACAGCATTAATTTCTTACCTTGTCAACTGCAAGGGTGAAAACCTCAAGATCACCATCTTTGTTGATGTGGAATCGTGTGAATGCCTTGTAGTTTGCAATTCGGAGAGATGAAAAGGCTTCATCAAAGTGCATATGAAGCCAGTTAATGCAGATGTATAGATAACTTCCAAAAACCAAAGAAACAACAGGTGTTGAGAAGACCCAGAAGTAGATAAACACGGAAGCATAATAAATGATAGCTCCCCCTCTTGACAGAGACTCCATCCCATTTTTGCAAATATTACTCCGCGAGACAGCCATGACCTGATAATGTCTCTCATGAATAAACACAACAGAATCATATTTCAGTgagatgaaaaacatttttttttacctcaggAACATCGAAGGCAGACATGAGATACTTGATGCATGCTGGATAAAGGCCAAAAGTCCATTGTTCAATACGAGAACGGAGGCCAGTAGGATCTGGAAAGTGTTCACTCTCCACATATCGGTACCATTCATATAAAGTGTGATAGCCTGAAAAAGTCATAACTAGCACCTCTTACTCAAtgaccatataaaaaaacaactattggAGCTACAAAAACTGAATGTTCCTGCGAtgttaaaaaggaaaatttgaaccATTCACCAAAGAAACAGAAAGCATAACTTGCCTGAAGTTGCTAGCAGTTTATGCCTGATACATGTCTCAATGCCCAGTTCCAAAAGCAACATTAGAATTAGAGCAGCTGCCAGGTGGGAAGAAACATGGAGAATTCCAATAACTGCCCGTTTCTTTCGAGAAACTTTGGGTGGGACAAATGCAATCGCCAAAATTAGCAACAGAATAGCACCAGTCATGGATACATAAGAGTGTTCTAGCACGTGCATAAAAACATTCCACACGGTGCCAAAGAAACTCCACAAGTGGCCGGAAAACGTATTGTCTTGCAAAATGTGGTCGAGCTTACACTAAAAATGAAGAGGAAAATCAGCCAACCATCAGCAATGTAGTGCAAGAGTCTCAtgggaaaaaattataatgcttTATCTATCTAGGTAGTAGGTGTAACATAAAGGTAGCAACAACATTCTCATAACAGTGGCGGGGGTGCAAGATATTTcaagcaaaaagaaaacaagaatgaAAGACATCGTAATTATCAGGGAAATGGGATCCATATGCTATCCTTCGGCTATTAGCATGGATCTGAAAAGTCAGAACACCATATCTTACTTGCCAGGCCATtgcaatcaaaacaaaccagAACTTAGGGTAACTAGCATGAATCTGACTAACAGAAAGGACTAAACAGATGCATACCTGTGGAAACATAGAGAAACTCAACACAAAGTATATAAAGCCACCAATGATATCAAATTGCCAGTTCTTCTTTCGAAACTTCAAAATATTACCCAAAGCAATctgcaaaaaaaatttgattaaggAGCTATAgcacagaaaaaaaaaggaaattaaagttATATGTGACCATGGAGGaaagaaaattattagaaaatacatatgaaaaatccaaaacttaCCCTGCTTGAATCTTCCAATGAAGGATATGCAGCCTTGTTTTCATATGAAGTTCCATACAATTTTTTGAAATTGCTAAAGACATGGGTGGGATGTAAAAAGGCACCACCACAACCATTTACAAGAAGATGTTGCACATGGACTGGCCCATCAGCTGGAACAAATGAATGGCGCATATAATGATGCAAGTCCCCAGCCACTCGAATTTTACATCTTCCTTTCAAATAATCACATATCAAGTGTGAGACATTCTTTCCAGAAACATCATTCCAATACCAATCAAGAAGCCAATTTGGTTCGTGTGTAATAAGGATCACAGAGTCATTGTCTGCAACCTGAAATACAGATAGTAATTTAAAGATCCTAAAATATTCAGGAGAAGGGAATATAAAGAAACAATTAGCCTAGAGGTGGGTGAATACACAAAAAGAAATAGCTCTATCAAATTCTACTTGGTAAGACCAATTATCATGCCTGAACAATGAAAGAAGGGGCtgaatcaaaatcaattacatTCACCTAGTCAGTGGCTCTGGAAAGGtatttgatggatttttttttttcatcaaacatACTCAGAACAGCACCTCAAGtacaaggaagatgatgatgataatgacaaTGACAATAACAATGGTGCAGTGTTTTAAAATGGGAAACAGAAAAACAGCAACCCGGGTTGCAAATTTCGATATAGGGTCAAGTGTGAAAGATCAAATCAGGCATCTAACCCCCAAGAAGTAGGCACAAGATACTGCGATGGCTAAATTTTATTGGTTATCATTCTTAAATTAAGATTATTATAGAAGTGTAATGGGTGACCATCAGCCTTCACAGAGAATATTATGCCATCAACAGCTGCAAAATCACCAAAATCTTTCATCAAGATATACACTAGTTTCCAGGGGTGAATTGGATCACAAGCACAAATAGTTGCCAGAGTCTTTTGGCCCTGTGTTTAATGGACTTGAGCATGCACATTGAATGCATATTTGCTATTGTGACATGGAATTTCAAGTGCTATGCCAGACAATTTCATCTCCTAATCTAGGGGTAAAATAAACAGCCTACACATGATAGCATCCTCAGTATTGAGATATAATGTCTCGTATGAATAATTGTCTAGCGAAAATGGCTAAGAAGGTCACTAACTTTGACACATGTGCTTGTCATATAATGTGACTTGCAGGCATGCCCAAAGGTTCTGTCCAAGTGTAATAATGCGTTTATCATATAAATGCTTGAACTTGACACAGTTTAAGTCCGTGCATCTGGCCTCTTAAAGTTAATATATCAAACAAGTTAAAATGGATGTAAGGGTCAAGGGGAAAAACTCCAGCACTTGTTTAATTTTAGCTGCAGAACATATCAAAATGGGgacaaacatatcaaaatggggacaaaggaaaagaagaaagtaCCTTCTCCTGTATCAGTTCTGCAAAGAATTTGAACTGGTACACATCAATATCATTGTGGAGTGCTAGATCAAGACCAAACACCCACCAACGTTTAGGGAGTTGCAGAGCAAAATAACTCTTCTTCTGGGGCATAAACCACCCACCCAACCAGCTCTTGTGACATATGTACCTCATGAAAGTATGAAGTCCATCAAACCAGTCTGCAAAGTTTAAAGCAAACCATGAACTAAACCTTTCAATAAACTAGGGTCCACCACGAAAGATGTGATGGCAATTCAGTTTATGGGTAATTACAGCATAAAACAACTATTTGTGAGACGAGCTGTTCTTGCAGAGGAAAAGAAATATGTAACAGAACTCATGCTGAAAATAAAACCAACCATGGTTTCCAGGAATGAGAAAGCACTGAGGTCCATCATATTGTTTCAATTCAGCCACTCCATCAGGCAGCTCGGGCTTGTTTACAGCTATATGATCTTGTTTATAACAAGGCGGAGGCTGCAAAGCGTATTCGAAAGGACAAAACAAGCGTCTCTCATATGTGAAGGAGGACGGATTAGGATATCTACaatgaaaacatgaaattattaattgaacAAATGAACAGGTATCAGTCATGAAGAGCATAAATAAGTTAATGATCACATAAAACTAGGCATACATGCACAGCGCATATACTTAAATGGCATATGTTATCTTCTGATGGCCTCAACTATAAATGAGTAATAAGCTCTGGAACATTACAGATTAGGGTGCTCTGGGGGGGAATACCAACCTAGTTAAACATCAATGCTACAGAAATGGAGGAAGATATATTTTGAGAGATTTTCAAAGTATATAACAAGTCTGCAAATTTCTAACGGCATAGTTTTAACAAGTTCATTTCAAGATTTAGACATCAGAATGATCTACACAGCTAGTGCAACATTCCATAAAGTTCATCCTGACAAGAAAGGATTCTAAAGAACTAATCTGTAAAGATGGATGCACAACCCCTGAAACACTTAAAACAGTCGTTGACAAAGTACAGTGCTAAACATTGATGGCCAACCAAAATGGATGCAGGCAAGGAGAGGCTGGTTTATTAGTGGGTGGTGGGTATAAAATGAAGGAACCAATACAGGAATTGATGCCCAAAGCAAAGCGCAGCTTGAAGATTGATTCCTGGGCGTCATCAAAGTTAATGTGCTTATAAAGTAGGATATTAATATTTCGACTCAACTTAACTCCCAGGATTAGGGGTGGTAATTATAGAACCTAAAGCAATCAGTAGCATTTGacttgaaattgtgtttttacCTCTTAAGAGTCCATCAACATCAGGATATTCATTATTACTTGGTTAACCAAAGATTCAGAACCCTTGAAGCAGAACCTCAAATCAGGAGTCAGGACCATTAAAGTGGAGTGGATCAGAACCATTAAAGAGATTCAAATCACAACACACCTATGAATCGATATAAAATGCTTGCCTCGTCAACTTTCAAGACCATTAAATTACGGTAAAAAATCATCCAACAAAAATAAGGACTCTTTCACAGAGCTAGGTTGTATATTTTTGCTACCACGTCAACAACACAAGAAACACTTTCAACTTACGCAAGATCCCCTCCTATAAGAAGTAAGTTTCCACGCGGTAGGGAAAGCACAGAATCACCTCTAGTGACCTGAATAGAAGGCTGAGCAAGAAGTCTCGCAACTGTATAAGATGAGTTCCCACCATCACCAGTATCAGCCATGAAGTCAAACCATAATTCATCCTTATCATTAAAATGATCATACAAAAGACCCTGTTGTGCTCCATCTTGAGCCCGGTTCATAGCTGCCTGATGGTgcagaaaagggaaaaagagaCATCACTATACCATGAATGGAATTATGTTAATCATAGCTAGCATAACTCATATTATTTTTGAGGTTCATcagagaaaaataaacaatttatcTCAACAAGTACAGAAACAAAGCACATGTCAAAGAATACAATACTCAATGTGGAACTATACCTGCATCATACGCATGTCAAAACGGCCAACAAACACAGTTACCGATACCAAGAGGTCAAAGGCTGTCTTGAACAGATCCGCAGATGTTCTGAAACATGTAGCCAGTACAAAGCGAGAGCAAGAATTTCAAAAGTCTCTTTCAACTCATCTCCACTACCCAACCCatcaagcaagaaaaaaaatgtagatgGAAACACATACCCAGAGTACCAAGGGACCATGTCCAAAAAATCAGGCttcatttgtttcttctttgacTTCTCATACTCTTCCACTGACAAGGGGTGAGTAAGAGCCCACCTGTTAGGCAGAAAACCATGAGTTTGGAAGAGAAACTAGACATCATAGTGGCACTACCAAAAACAGTAAATGCAACTCATTCATGTGATGGGACAATAATTCTCAAAAATAGAAATGTGTAACTGAATGGTGGCTACTAAAATGAGTGAGACGTAATGGAATCATGAAATCATTGTTGGTTTATGCTTCCTCTGCAAGCTCGtcagaataaaaataaagcaggATAGCGTTGTGAATAACAAAAGAGCAGAATCAACTATCAAATGGCCAACATTATGAAATATTATGACAGGAAGGTTCTCAAATGACTATTCAAGAGCATGTAAAATACCATAAAGACAATACAATGAACCTTGATGAAGCAGTTAGCACCTAAGTCAAAAGTACAATTAGCAGCATGGTTAGAAACTCATCAGGATGACTTGTCCACACCTTAttgaagagaggaaaaaaaagaaagggctACTGAAGCTACCAACTCAGGAAGTTCCAATAATAGGGCCATAaaccaaacaaataaatcaGAACATGGATGAAGAGAACATGTCATATTGTTATGATCTGCCAACACCAAAAGGGGGCATACagtcaagaaattaaaatcctCCTTGACACCAATAGAAGATAACATGCATCCAAAAGTTAATCTAAAGATGACTCACTCTGTTAACCCCCTACATAATTGGCAATGTAAAAACCTATATATGATTTACCGCCATAAAAAAGGACCATccaatcaagaaaaacaaaacttgcCTCGATGCcaataaatgataattaatgCATCATAAAGTTAATCTGAAGATCATCACTTACCCTGTTGACCTTTCAACTACATAATTGGCAATGTAAAGACCTATGAATGTTGCCCACAGTGAATATAAGGGAGAAATTTCATCAGATGAACCAGCGCATCCACTTCCATTGCAACCTAACTGCAAAACACAAGATAACAGTGTTAATTAGAAGGATAAAtgctggggggggggggatgatGCATTCAAGATGTATAAAGGATGGAATTGAATATAGTCTTACTTCCCCATAAATAACCCACTTGGACAGAAGTGGATAATCACTAGCAGACCCAACTGGAGCAAACCAAGAAGAGCAGACTTGGTCTTTTAACTCATTCATTCGGAGGAATTTTGAAAGCCATGtgcttctctcttctttcttccaaaaagaaaaccaaCTAGAATACTTTCTTTGAGACGGTCTATCTCTCAAATTGGCAAGGTTACCACAGTGGCTATAAAACACACAGCAGGCCACACTGAGAAcctgtttgaaaaattaatcacaTGAAAACACAGGTCAGAGCTtatattaaaaggaaaaaaggcaTGCATGATATGGACAAAGTACCAAATACACTTACTGCGCAGTTTTGGAGAATAGTCAAGATCGCTGGCCTCCTTCCGGCAACACGAGAAACGAGACCAATATACCACAggccaataaaaataatgtggaAGACAAGGAGAAACAAAATTGAAGATACAGATATTGtcaaaaacaatgataaattcATCCTCATATCTACTCCCATCGACTGAAAACTAGGAAGATGATACAGAGTTGCAACTAAAATCCAGGCTATATACCTGTAAAGTAAATGTTCACAGACTATCAACATTTCAATTGTTGTGGTTGTTTAGCTACTAGATAAGCACATTTctacaaaacaaagaacaaaggtTCCGTGATCAAGAGCACTTACCACCGACTGAAATTTGAATAGCTAGGTTTGATTGTCTTCCCCAAAAATGGCGATGAGAAGAAATAGAAGAAACCAAGGAGGCAAGCATACATAGACCACCACTTAATATTATTGTCCAATTTTTCTATGAGAGTGTGCATGTTGTCcgaagaaatgaaaaacaaacaacccACAACAACAGCAATGATTGCATGCCGCGAATGCTCGTGCGGGTAAGGATATGTATGCGTCAAAATAGTCCTCACCCTCTCCATTCTAAGGGTTTCTAATAAACCAGTGGTCTGCTTATCCGAGCCCATCACACAATCTCCCAGTAATTCACTCTTCTCAAATTTAATTCAAAGTAACAACTTGATGACACAAAACCAGCTTCACGAtcctgattaaaaattaaacaaaaaaaaaacattaaagattAAGGAAACAATCCTACGACGCAACACAACCTCGAGAAACAccagaaaaacacaaaaaataaaaaataaaaaactgtttGGATACTgagaaagaacaaaacaagtTCTAATTGTACAATGAACCTCAATCTCTAATTTTACTCTGCAACCAAACAGAAAACTTAGGGTTTTACCTCAAAATGAATATAGGAGGACTATGAACAGAACGAGAAAAAAATCTTCGATTAAATTCAGTTACAAACATAAATTCTTGAATAAAGAGAAGGAGGAGAGATTACAAATACctgagagagggagggagagagatgaGAGAAGCGTGCAGgtgaagcaaaataaaaatatgaagagaGCTGATAATGCCTTAAACCGACTTGGCATCTGAGAATGTCTGACTGGTACATATCAATGGCATAttctcatcttctttttttttttttttttttaaatacgaaATTATCAACAACACCAAACTAAACACGATTTTgacttttctgtgtttttttttctgtctatTTCGAGAAAATGTCACCGAGATTCGGTTGTCTTGGTTCGATTAAGGTTTCCTTTGATAACGTGGcttgagattgttttttaaaattgtttttttaattgtgttctcatttttttttaatatgatacattaaaaattcaaaaaaaaattattttttactaagaaATATTTCTGTAAAAATATCTTGTACAGTGTTTAAATGTTTGGTTTGTAATTACAAGTTGaaagataattgataattttttatcgAATAAAGTTTTAAgtaaaatacatataatatcatgatgaattaaaatatttttagatttattattcgaaaaaaaacacaaatctcaCTGTACCGCACAGCAATTGCAAATCGAATCCCAAAAAacctttgtattttatttttatttatttatttggattcTCTCGCTTTCTCTCGGTCACTTTGTTAGttaattttgtaatgttttgagCCAAACCCACGTTCTATTTGAGGTGAACAATGACCGTTGGATTTTCTCCGTGTGAACAGCCGAAATGTTTTTAGTCGAGTGGACGGAGGGAACGTGGCTTTTGATTCGAAAGCGAGATATAAATAGATTTTCTGGTCCATGATTTTGAAGGCACCTAAAATGAAACCGATCAGTTCCGGTGACAGAACGTGTCTGATTATCACTCtctacccttttcttttcttttcttttcttttcttggtagTTGGGTCTGTATTTATAAGCCCATTGACTGCACCGGGCCGTGACTGGTTTCAGTTGGGAAAAATTATTCCCTTcacgtaaaaataaaaaaaaaactataaaagttattaatattgaatagaataataaaaatagaaaaaaataaaatttctagattgaaaataaaataatattaataattaaaaaaactatattttaaaaaaacttagacATTGACCTCCTTGTGCTATTAAAAACTCATCATCAAATTTAGATTATTTGTGtaataaaatctttttgttaaaaaatcatgatacaCTATCAGAATATTCAACTTAACATTCTTCGAcacatttttaataaagaaaaattcgTATGATATTGactcaaccataatttttcaaACCTGGTATGAAAGCATTTATGATCTTGACTAGTTAcagcaagaaaataatattaatattttttttattttattaaataattaaaaatttataaaaattaatttactattAACCGAGCActgaatataaaaatcaataaaaagacCACAGTGAGCGATAGAATACAGTCGAGGGAATGGGCCCGAGACAGGGCCGCATGCCTGGGCCGATATCCTAGAATCGAACTCGCGAAGTTAAAGGGAAGTTTTTCTATATCTTTGTTATGGGTTCGCTAACAAAATccgttataattattatataattatacttGGACTATAAAACTAAACTCCACAGACATTAATTATACGGTCAAAAAGCAAATGATTTTCACGTTAATTAGATCAATTTTTGCGTCCCCCCCCCTCCCCAGTTACGGATAAAGACTAGTTATATGATCGCATGATactatgaattaatttttttgtataaaaaaaataaaat from Populus alba chromosome 14, ASM523922v2, whole genome shotgun sequence includes:
- the LOC118034211 gene encoding uncharacterized protein isoform X2 → MTEDLCFFNMDALVIKGPKKSPLLLRLVVVAFAMVCGVYICSICIKQISPHTTAKFLNIRIFDQPCNSSNVEEWEKPYVHYPKPETFSREECACNPVRFFAIFSMQRSGSGWFETLLNSHINVSSNGEIFGKRERRASVSAITQTLDRVYNLDWFSSASKNECNAAVGFKWMLNQGVMEHHEGIAEYFKQNGVHAIFLFRRNLLRRMISVLANSYDKSNKPLNGTHKSHVHSSMEKLKEVQDFLRLPYRELTSRQVKIHSGHLSKQVQNWDEIHKVLEGTQYESFLHLDYQR
- the LOC118034211 gene encoding uncharacterized protein isoform X1; amino-acid sequence: MTEDLCFFNMDALVIKGPKKSPLLLRLVVVAFAMVCGVYICSICIKQISPHTTAKFLNIRIFDQPCNSSNVEEWEKPYVHYPKPETFSREECACNPVRFFAIFSMQRSGSGWFETLLNSHINVSSNGEIFGKRERRASVSAITQTLDRVYNLDWFSSASKNECNAAVGFKWMLNQGVMEHHEGIAEYFKQNGVHAIFLFRRNLLRRMISVLANSYDKSNKPLNGTHKSHVHSSMEAKVLAKYRPTINATTLIAELKHVDDRATRAIDYFKSTRHTVVYYEDVVGNRTKLKEVQDFLRLPYRELTSRQVKIHSGHLSKQVQNWDEIHKVLEGTQYESFLHLDYQR
- the LOC118034209 gene encoding uncharacterized protein, producing MGSDKQTTGLLETLRMERVRTILTHTYPYPHEHSRHAIIAVVVGCLFFISSDNMHTLIEKLDNNIKWWSMYACLLGFFYFFSSPFLGKTIKPSYSNFSRWYIAWILVATLYHLPSFQSMGVDMRMNLSLFLTISVSSILFLLVFHIIFIGLWYIGLVSRVAGRRPAILTILQNCAVLSVACCVFYSHCGNLANLRDRPSQRKYSSWFSFWKKEERSTWLSKFLRMNELKDQVCSSWFAPVGSASDYPLLSKWVIYGELGCNGSGCAGSSDEISPLYSLWATFIGLYIANYVVERSTGWALTHPLSVEEYEKSKKKQMKPDFLDMVPWYSGTSADLFKTAFDLLVSVTVFVGRFDMRMMQAAMNRAQDGAQQGLLYDHFNDKDELWFDFMADTGDGGNSSYTVARLLAQPSIQVTRGDSVLSLPRGNLLLIGGDLAYPNPSSFTYERRLFCPFEYALQPPPCYKQDHIAVNKPELPDGVAELKQYDGPQCFLIPGNHDWFDGLHTFMRYICHKSWLGGWFMPQKKSYFALQLPKRWWVFGLDLALHNDIDVYQFKFFAELIQEKVADNDSVILITHEPNWLLDWYWNDVSGKNVSHLICDYLKGRCKIRVAGDLHHYMRHSFVPADGPVHVQHLLVNGCGGAFLHPTHVFSNFKKLYGTSYENKAAYPSLEDSSRIALGNILKFRKKNWQFDIIGGFIYFVLSFSMFPQCKLDHILQDNTFSGHLWSFFGTVWNVFMHVLEHSYVSMTGAILLLILAIAFVPPKVSRKKRAVIGILHVSSHLAAALILMLLLELGIETCIRHKLLATSGYHTLYEWYRYVESEHFPDPTGLRSRIEQWTFGLYPACIKYLMSAFDVPEVMAVSRSNICKNGMESLSRGGAIIYYASVFIYFWVFSTPVVSLVFGSYLYICINWLHMHFDEAFSSLRIANYKAFTRFHINKDGDLEVFTLAVDKVPKEWKLDPHWDAEPKQPQQLSHHRKFPSKWSAAVAQQEPLNTVKIVDHFVVRQTEKPDFGTSSGSVIH